A single genomic interval of Drosophila virilis strain 15010-1051.87 chromosome 2, Dvir_AGI_RSII-ME, whole genome shotgun sequence harbors:
- the Ama gene encoding protein amalgam yields the protein MKSRCPRPLQLYLWLLCISLAAASAPVISHISKDVVASVGDSVEFNCTVEHVGQLTVSWAKTEPNSAVVLSMRNMLSLPDQRYNISVQENTSQDSAVYSFRIRQIEASDMGPYECQVIVSASGKVTKKLNLLIKTPPVISESTPKSTLVTEGQNLEVSCHANGFPTPTISWAREQNAIMPAGGHVLNEPTLRIKTVHRLDRGGYYCIAQNGEGQPDKRLIRVEVEFRPQIAVQRPKVAQMLSHSADLECSVQGYPAPTVVWFRNGVQLQSSRHYEISNTASSSETTTSVLRIDSVSEQDLGDYYCNATNKLGHADARLHLFQPVIPVPSAS from the coding sequence ATGAAGAGCCGCTGCCCGCGCCCCCTTCAGCTATATTTGTGGCTGCTGTGCATCTCGCTGGCTGCCGCTAGTGCGCCTGTTATCAGCCATATTAGCAAGGACGTGGTGGCCAGTGTGGGCGACAGCGTTGAGTTCAACTGCACCGTGGAGCATGTGGGTCAACTGACCGTCAGCTGGGCCAAAACGGAACCCAACTCGGCCGTGGTGCTCAGCATGCGCAATATGCTCAGCCTGCCGGATCAACGCTACAATATCAGCGTGCAGGAGAATACCAGCCAGGATAGTGCCGTCTATAGCTTTCGCATACGCCAGATCGAGGCCAGCGATATGGGCCCGTACGAGTGCCAGGTGATCGTCTCTGCTTCCGGCAAGGTGACCAAGAAGCTAAATTTGCTGATCAAGACGCCGCCTGTAATCTCTGAGTCGACGCCAAAGAGCACCCTGGTGACAGAGGGGCAGAATCTGGAAGTCTCATGCCACGCCAATGGCTTTCCCACGCCCACCATATCCTGGGCACGTGAACAGAACGCCATCATGCCCGCTGGTGGCCACGTGCTGAACGAGCCCACGCTGAGAATTAAGACGGTGCATCGTCTGGATCGCGGCGGCTACTACTGCATTGCCCAGAACGGCGAGGGACAGCCGGATAAGCGTTTGATCCGTGTGGAAGTCGAGTTCCGGCCACAGATAGCCGTGCAGCGACCCAAGGTGGCACAGATGTTGTCCCATTCGGCGGATCTGGAGTGCAGCGTTCAGGGCTATCCGGCGCCAACTGTTGTATGGTTCAGGAACGGCGTGCAGCTACAGTCCAGCCGCCACTACGAGATCTCCAACACGGCCTCCTCCTCGGAGACGACCACCTCGGTGCTGCGCATTGACAGCGTATCGGAGCAGGACTTGGGTGATTACTACTGCAATGCCACCAACAAGTTGGGCCATGCCGATGCTCGGCTGCATCTGTTCCAGCCGGTCATACCCGTGCCCTCCGCATCGTAG